Proteins co-encoded in one endosymbiont 'TC1' of Trimyema compressum genomic window:
- a CDS encoding sensor histidine kinase, translating into MNLLVEDLLHLAQSEDENIIFQKTLVNITEALEGLLISLEAIAYEKQIVFENRIEKNLTTIGDSVIIKQILMILLDNGIKYAPKGNRMKIALIDTGKYLKFTIINSSVPSQMIDENKIFNSFCRADSSREHSQGGYGLGLAIAKSFIEKLGGVFPLMKVMEKLYLQYFF; encoded by the coding sequence ATGAATCTCCTAGTGGAAGATTTACTACATTTAGCTCAATCAGAAGATGAAAACATTATTTTTCAGAAAACTTTAGTCAATATTACAGAGGCTTTAGAAGGGTTACTTATTTCATTGGAGGCAATTGCTTATGAAAAGCAAATTGTTTTTGAAAATAGAATTGAAAAAAATCTTACGACAATTGGAGATTCAGTAATAATTAAGCAAATCTTGATGATTCTTTTAGATAATGGAATAAAGTATGCTCCAAAAGGAAACCGAATGAAAATTGCTTTAATAGATACTGGCAAATATCTTAAATTTACAATTATCAATAGTTCGGTGCCAAGTCAAATGATTGATGAAAATAAAATATTTAATAGTTTCTGTAGAGCGGATAGTTCAAGAGAGCATAGTCAAGGTGGTTACGGATTAGGTCTAGCAATTGCTAAGTCCTTTATTGAAAAGTTAGGGGGCGTATTTCCTTTAATGAAAGTAATGGAGAAATTATATTTACAGTACTTTTTCTAA
- a CDS encoding cation:proton antiporter regulatory subunit, producing MKKEISDIVEKQENENRLLKVHLVDLLERVDRLRFTNPFMPFDITLKKEAQYLGKNYWDIKFWHHTNATVIAIKRGSDLLISPGPYALLEEQDIIYFIGNKNAYGLVHSFLYSDKI from the coding sequence TTGAAAAAAGAAATTTCGGATATTGTTGAAAAACAGGAAAATGAAAACAGATTGCTTAAAGTTCATTTAGTTGATTTACTAGAGAGAGTGGACAGGTTAAGATTTACAAATCCTTTTATGCCTTTTGATATTACTTTAAAGAAGGAAGCTCAGTATTTAGGTAAAAATTACTGGGATATAAAATTTTGGCATCATACTAATGCCACGGTAATTGCTATAAAAAGGGGTAGTGATTTGTTAATTTCCCCTGGTCCTTATGCCCTTTTAGAAGAACAGGATATTATCTATTTTATTGGGAATAAAAATGCTTATGGTCTGGTACACAGCTTTTTATATTCTGATAAAATTTAA